A stretch of the Capsicum annuum cultivar UCD-10X-F1 chromosome 8, UCD10Xv1.1, whole genome shotgun sequence genome encodes the following:
- the LOC107840216 gene encoding DNA repair protein REV1 → MGASRSGDSGSNSKRTSTSNRSNQSNSKKKKTSSQNTLGMAWGANSRSASRPSFNSSPFSDFGSYMAVKNQKLHEQFVAEASSTSLSGSSSSKPIFLGVSIFVDGYTVPSSQELRGYMLKHGGRFENYFSRRRVTHIICSNLPDSKLKNLRSFSKGLPVVKPTWVLDSVAANKLLNWVPYQLDQLASEVNNQPKLSAFFTKNIAISDNTTTSSTVQATSRVGSPLSYSGSFEDPISFEELQSAEDLEPCALESKDLMQASYNVDRAEDSNGSMAMQELSDAASGDGSHAPFPAPSSPRNEASACRDWMSDPVNTGPSNLKIPRSPNQRHSTLVDANFVENYFKHSRLHFIGTWRNRYRKRFPSSPGGFRCTSSGPSSSATANKTIIIHVDMDCFFVSVVIRNRPELKDKPVAICHSDNPRGTAEISSANYPARGYGVKAGMFVRDAKSRCPHLVILSYDFEAYEEVADRFYNILHKYCNKVQAVSCDEAFLDATDSGVEDIQAFVSVIREEILDVTGCTASAGIAGNMLMARLATRIAKPDGQCYIPAEKVEEHLCELPVKALPGIGYVLEEKLNRRQITTCGQLRMISKETLQKDFGSKTGSMLWNYSRGIDDRLVGMMQESKSIGADVNWGVRFKDLKDVQHFLLNLCKEVSLRLQGCGVIGRKFTLKIKKRRGDAGEPVKYLGCGVCDNLSHSVTVPMATDSVDVLERIVSQLFTTSHVDVEDIRGMGLQVSKLETADSSKQGKESYSIKSWLTAASAKTNNQDRCSSHEKGADADNGKHRVFEHQAQLQGASSMPFVEMTTVSPSGTTGFGHSGTLPPMNELDIGVIESLPLEFFSEINDMYDGKLVHFVTEKRGKGVSEKENISAVCPAAPLEAFAAHEEQQYNEEEIQVVSYPNKLFSDMKSEPLSDASVPNMDVVITAPVSGGISLMPSSLSQVDTSVFQELPEELRTDILELIPAHRNDESSLNASLVGANNQNSSPSISSFNLWVGNPPEWIDIFKASKCQILCILAEMYQRTGTKKQLSSVLQRTMSQIYILPDVGIDGWAEAVSFLCELIKQYLKLKVSSDIEEVYICSCLLRRLTARSKVFLEAYNNLLPHIQASVSENYGGSFCIASVTE, encoded by the exons ATGGGAGCCTCACGCTCTGGGGACTCCGGCTCCAATTCAAAACGAACATCTACTTCTAATCGGAGTAATCAAAGCAACagcaagaagaagaaaacaagcaGTCAAAATACCCTAGGCATGGCTTGGGGTGCCAATTCTCGCTCTGCTTCTCGTCCCTCTTTCAACAGTTCACCTTTCTCCGATTTCGGCAG TTACATGGCCGTGAAGAATCAGAAGCTTCATGAGCAGTTTGTGGCGGAGGCATCAAGCACTTCTCTCAGTGGTTCAAGTTCTTCAAAACCTATATTTCTGGGTGTTTCCATTTTTGTTGATGGATATACGGTTCCGTCCAGTCAG GAACTTCGAGGATATATGTTGAAGCATGGAGGCCGTTTTGAGAATTATTTTTCTAGGCGTCGTGTTACTCATATAATCTGTAGTAATCTTCCTGACAGTAAGCTGAAGAATTTAAG GTCCTTTAGCAAGGGACTTCCAGTAGTCAAACCCACATGGGTATTGGATTCTGTCGCTGCGAATAAGCTTCTGAATT GGGTTCCTTATCAGCTTGATCAGCTTGCTAGTGAAGTTAATAACCAGCCTAAGTTATCTGCTTTCTTTACAAAAAACATTGCTATTTCTGACAATACAACAACATCTTCAACAGTCCAAGCTACATCTAGGGTTGGGAGCCCATTGTCATATTCTGGATCATTTGAAGATCCTATATCCTTTGAAGAGTTGCAATCTGCAGAAGATTTGGAGCCTTGTGCTCTAGAGTCTAAAGATCTAATGCAAGCAAGCTACAATGTAGATAGAGCTGAAGACTCAAATGGTAGCATGGCAATGCAAGAACTGAGTGATGCTGCCAGTGGAGATGGAAGCCATGCTCCATTTCCAGCACCTTCCAGTCCTCGTAATGAGGCATCAGCTTGTAGAGACTGGATGAGTGATCCTGTTAACACGGGGCCATCAAATCTAAAGATTCCTAGGTCTCCTAACCAGCGACATTCAACTCTAGTTGATGCTAATTTTGTGGAAAATTACTTTAAG CATTCTAGGTTGCATTTCATTGGCACCTGGAGAAACCGATATCGTAAACGATTTCCTAGCTCCCCTGGTGGGTTTAGATGCACAAGTTCAGGTCCTAGTTCTTCCGCCACAGCGAATAAGACGATCATTATTCATGTGGATATG GATTGTTTTTTTGTGTCTGTGGTCATTAGAAATCGGCCCGAGTTGAAAGATAAACCTGTTGCCATTTGCCATTCAGATAATCCACGGGGAACAGCAGAAATATCGTCTGCGAATTATCCTGCTAGGGGTTATG GAGTAAAGGCTGGAATGTTTGTCAGAGATGCCAAGTCACGTTGCCCTCACCTAGTCATTCTTTCTTACGACTTCGAGGCTTATGAGGAG GTTGCTGATCGATTTTATAACATCTTGCACAAGTACTGCAACAAAGTGCAG GCTGTAAGTTGTGATGAAGCATTTTTAGATGCTACTGATTCTGGAGTAGAGGACATTCAAGCTTTTGTCTCAGTGATCAGAGAGGAGATTCTTGATGTGACAGGCTGTACTGCTAGTGCTGGTATCGCCGGGAATATGCTTATGGCACGTCTTGCTACTAGGATTGCAAAACCAGATGGGCAATGTTACATCCCTGCTGAGAAG GTGGAGGAGCACCTGTGTGAACTTCCAGTAAAAGCACTTCCGGGAATCGGTTACGTCTTGGAAGAAAAGTTGAACAGGAGACAAATCACAACTTGTGGGCAGCTGCGTATGATCTCCAAG GAAACTCTTCAGAAGGACTTTGGTTCTAAAACTGGCAGTATGCTATGGAACTATAGTAGAGGGATAGATGATCGGTTGGTTGGCATGATGCAG GAAAGCAAATCCATAGGCGCAGATGTTAACTGGGGCGTGAGGTTCAAGGATCTGAAAGAT GTACAACATTTTCTGTTAAACCTTTGCAAGGAGGTTTCATTACGTTTGCAGGGGTGTGGAGTGATAGGGAGGAAGTTTACCTTGAAg ATAAAGAAAAGGAGGGGTGATGCAGGGGAGCCAGTAAAGTATTTGGGCTGTGGTGTTTGTGATAACTTGAGCCATTCTGTCACG GTGCCAATGGCTACAGACAGTGTTGATGTGCTTGAGAGAATCGTTTCACAGCTTTTTACAACTTCACACGTGG ATGTGGAGGACATACGAGGAATGGGATTGCAGGTCTCAAAGCTTGAAACTGCAGACAGTTCCAAGCAAG GGAAAGAGAGTTACTCCATCAAATCTTGGCTCACTGCTGCCTCTGCTAAGACCAATAACCAAGACAGATGCAGTAGTCATGAGAAAGGTGCTGATGCAG ATAACGGTAAACACCGCGTTTTTGAACACCAGGCTCAGTTGCAGGGTGCTTCAAGTATGCCTTTCGTTGAAATGACTACAGTGTCACCCTCCGGTACTACAGGTTTTGGACACAGCGGAACTCTTCCTCCTATGAACGAGCTTGATATAGGAGTTATAGAGTCTCTTCCTCTTGagtttttttcagaaattaatgACATGTATGATGGAAAATTGGTTCACTTTGTTACTGAAAAGAGAGGCAAAG GTGTATCAGAAAAAGAAAACATATCTGCTGTTTGCCCTGCTGCACCACTTGAAGCTTTTGCTGCTCATGAG GAGCAGCAGTATAATGAAGAGGAAATTCAAGTGGTCTCTTATCCTAATAAGCTTTTTTCTGATATGAAAAGTGAGCCACTGTCTGATGCTAGTGTACCAAATATGGACGTGGTTATTACTGCTCCTGTCTCAGGAGGCATCAGTCTAATGCCCTCTTCTCTTAGTCAAGTAGACACCTCTGTTTTTCAAGAATTGCCTGAGGAGTTGAGGACAGATATACTTGAACTCATTCCTGCACACAGGAACGATGAATCTTCACTAAATGCTTCCTTGGTCGGTGCTAATAATCAGAACAGTAGTCCTTCCATTTCAAGCTTTAATTTGTGGGTTGGAAATCCACCAGAATGGATTGACATATTCAAGGCCAGCAAATGTCAGATTTTGTGCATTTTGGCAGAGATGTATCAAAGAACAGGGACAAAGAAACAGTTATCTTCTGTATTGCAGAGGACTATGTCTCAGATTTATATTCTCCCTGATGTCGGCATTGACGGATGGGCTGAGGCTGTTAGTTTCTTATGCGAGCTTATCAAGCAGTAtctaaaattaaaagtttcaagCGATATTGAAGAGGTTTACATTTGTTCTTGCCTTTTAAGAAG